The Paenibacillus polymyxa M1 DNA segment AAATCTTTGAACTGCCACCGCCCTTGTAAGCGGCTGTTGCTAAAGAGTAGGGATGCTACAACATCCTTACTCTTTTTTAGTGTCTACATATTAGCTATATTGTATCATTATTGCCAATCCGCATGACAATGGAGTAAAAGCGTATTTTGGTTAATATATTGGGCTTTGCTACGTTTCCCAGCACTTCATATGCATGATCTCAGCCTGTGGGTCTGCCATTTGGATGACTGCCTTAAAGCGCTGCAAATCTAGAAGATGAACGCTGTAAACGATGACCATTTGTTCTTTTTTATCTGATTCACTTTTCATCTTACCCTTTATCTGGGCAGAGCCTTCAATAGGTGTGCCGTGTAAACGCAACCTGCGATATATGGCATCTTCGACAGTTTGCTGTTTTTTGCTGACAACACAGACCATGCGTCTCAGACCAGTAAACATCAGCCGGGTCGTTTCATATGCAGCGAGACAGGATAAGGCGGAATAGAGGGCTGGCTCCCATCCTAACACAAAGCCAGCCGTAATGAGCAGCAGGCCATTACACAACATTACAATCTGTATTAACGGAATTTTCCGATGGGTTAGTACCAAAGTGGATGGACGGCCATCGTCAGATTCGCTAAGTCCTAGTGAATCAAGCAGCCCCCCGTGACGAGCTGTCAGTGCTGCGCCAAGCCCAATACAGATTCCGCCTCCCAAAGCGCATACGACCGGATGGCCGCTCACTGCCGGAAAAGGCGAGAGAATGATGGCTGAGCCTGAAAAGGCAAACAAGCCGGGGAGTGCGCGAAGCAGCATGGGCTTGTGAGTAAACAAAGAATACAGCAGCATTAGTGGCAAGTTTAATACGAATAGCAGCAATCCAAAATGCTCCTGTGTGTAAAGCGACATGAGTCTGGAGATCCCCGTAACGCCTCCAGCGATCATATCGTGCGGATGTAAAAACAATTCCAGACCGACGGATGCCGTAATTCCGCCAATCACCGTATAAAAGACAGGGAACCTGCTCGCATCTCCTGAAGCGGGCTTCACAAGCCGCCTCATAGAGTTTCGGCATGTTTTACAGCGTGCGGCATAGCCTTCCCTCCTATGGATTGTCGTATCCAGCTTTTACAGTTACGCCGATTTGCTTTCTTCCTTTCGTAAGCGAGGGTCCTTAAATTTGAATACTTTGTTTAGCATATTAAAGATAGGCTTTGACTGCTTTGTCAGAAGTGGTCCAAGAATTGCCAGTATGAGTACATAGATGGCTGCAAAAGGTTGAACAATATCAAGCAAACCGCCTTCTTTACTCAAGTTGGCCATGATGATCGAAAATTCGCCTCGCGCCACAATAGTTAAACCGATATTTGCGCATGCTTTGGGAGATAAGGACGCCGTACGCCCAGCCAGCATACCCGCCCAAATATTACCCAATAGTGTGAGAAGGACTGCTGCCAGCGCAAGCCATATGGCGTTACCTCCTAAGGACAGCGGATCAATGGAGAGTCCGAAGCTGAAGAAGAACAGGGCACCGAAGAAATCACGGAAAGGAACAATTAAATGTTCAATCCGTTTGGCGTGTTCCGTTTCGGCCAGTACTAGACCAACCAGCAGGGCTCCAATAGCTTCCGCTACATGAATCGTTTCCGAAAAGCCAGCCACCAGTAACAGTGAGCCAAAAACAACAAGTCCGAATACCTCATTGGAGCGGATACGGAGAATCCGATTTAGCAGAGGGACGGCCTTTCGACCGATAATAATAACTGCAAGCATAAAGCCAAGCGCGATGAGTGCCGATAGCAGTACACCCCCGAGCGAGGAAGAATCGCTAAGAACCAATCCGGAGAGGATGGAGATGTAGACGGCGAGGAAAACATCCTCAAACATAATAATACCTAAAATCATTTCTGTTTCAGCATTAGCGGTACGCTTGAGATCGACCAGCACCTTGGCTGCAATAGCACTGGATGATATTGTCGTAATTCCGGCAATAACCAGTGTCTCTGCTACAGGAAAGCCGCTCAGGAAGCCCAGAGCCAGCCCCAGTGTAAAATTGATGCCA contains these protein-coding regions:
- a CDS encoding YitT family protein, whose protein sequence is MKPASGDASRFPVFYTVIGGITASVGLELFLHPHDMIAGGVTGISRLMSLYTQEHFGLLLFVLNLPLMLLYSLFTHKPMLLRALPGLFAFSGSAIILSPFPAVSGHPVVCALGGGICIGLGAALTARHGGLLDSLGLSESDDGRPSTLVLTHRKIPLIQIVMLCNGLLLITAGFVLGWEPALYSALSCLAAYETTRLMFTGLRRMVCVVSKKQQTVEDAIYRRLRLHGTPIEGSAQIKGKMKSESDKKEQMVIVYSVHLLDLQRFKAVIQMADPQAEIMHMKCWET
- a CDS encoding cation:proton antiporter; translation: MDHLVFEVGLAIALIAAAGLISSKLRFSVIPFYILIGMAVGPHAMELWHFDFRFIESAPFIDFMGRIGVLFLLFYLGLEFSVGRLIKSGRSIAVGGTIYIGINFTLGLALGFLSGFPVAETLVIAGITTISSSAIAAKVLVDLKRTANAETEMILGIIMFEDVFLAVYISILSGLVLSDSSSLGGVLLSALIALGFMLAVIIIGRKAVPLLNRILRIRSNEVFGLVVFGSLLLVAGFSETIHVAEAIGALLVGLVLAETEHAKRIEHLIVPFRDFFGALFFFSFGLSIDPLSLGGNAIWLALAAVLLTLLGNIWAGMLAGRTASLSPKACANIGLTIVARGEFSIIMANLSKEGGLLDIVQPFAAIYVLILAILGPLLTKQSKPIFNMLNKVFKFKDPRLRKEESKSA